Proteins encoded within one genomic window of Candidatus Binataceae bacterium:
- a CDS encoding M28 family peptidase: protein MIRTVSIMFLALCVAPSMTAIAPVHAAASDSNSGYVVPAHVLDSHWSGARAMRDIETQLSFGRRAIGTQGHSKTLAFIRRELAKTAVDQVQTQSWSVNDDTGAPLNLTNLIARFYSARPNRIILGTHYDSIVRAYADAENRQAPMPGANNSASGVALLLETARALSALSPPPYGVDFVFFDGEEGPRSLGAGDPEWHALGSPHFATHLADFYPNQKPSQSIIFDMVCFSDLKLVPDSSSVSFAGPEVNRFWTIGQQVAPSIFASTSTGPLIGDDQIALAQAGIPSFLVIDIDYEPWFNTTKDTIERCSATSLEAVGRTLLRYLYSR from the coding sequence ATGATCCGGACCGTCTCTATCATGTTCCTCGCCCTCTGCGTCGCGCCGAGTATGACCGCGATCGCACCGGTGCACGCTGCGGCGAGCGACTCGAATTCCGGATATGTTGTGCCCGCGCACGTGCTCGACTCGCATTGGAGCGGTGCGCGTGCGATGAGGGACATCGAAACCCAACTCTCGTTCGGACGACGCGCGATTGGGACTCAGGGGCACTCCAAGACTCTTGCATTCATCAGGCGCGAGCTGGCTAAGACGGCCGTCGACCAAGTCCAAACCCAGAGCTGGAGCGTCAACGACGACACCGGCGCGCCTCTGAATCTGACCAACCTGATCGCGCGCTTCTATTCGGCACGTCCAAATCGGATCATCCTAGGCACCCACTACGACAGCATCGTGCGCGCGTACGCCGACGCCGAAAACCGGCAAGCGCCGATGCCCGGAGCGAACAATTCCGCGTCCGGCGTAGCGCTGTTGCTGGAGACGGCGCGCGCGCTCAGCGCCCTGTCTCCTCCTCCCTACGGCGTGGATTTCGTGTTCTTCGATGGCGAAGAGGGACCCAGGTCCCTCGGCGCCGGCGATCCAGAGTGGCACGCACTCGGCTCGCCCCACTTCGCCACCCACCTCGCGGACTTTTACCCGAACCAGAAACCGTCCCAGTCAATAATCTTCGACATGGTCTGCTTCAGCGATCTGAAGCTGGTACCCGATTCCTCGTCAGTCTCGTTCGCCGGGCCCGAGGTCAATCGGTTCTGGACGATAGGCCAGCAAGTGGCTCCCTCGATCTTCGCGTCGACGAGCACCGGGCCGCTAATCGGTGACGATCAGATCGCACTCGCCCAGGCCGGCATCCCCAGCTTCCTGGTCATCGACATCGACTACGAACCCTGGTTCAACACCACCAAAGACACCATCGAGCGTTGTTCCGCCACCAGCCTTGAGGCAGTCGGCCGTACACTCCTCCGATATTTGTATTCCAGATAG